GCACCCCGGTCCAGTATATTTCTGATGATTGGTGGTTAGAAGATTCCACTGTCAGTAGTAAGTTCCAGGAGCAGTGAGTAAATAGCTTAACTCAAGGTGTGTACAAAGTATCAGTAGTGAAGACATTCAGTATATTGGTTTTTACTCACATGCCCTACAGTAGCGTTTTGTTTCACACACGAAATTCAGTCTCTCCGGTATCAGTTTAAGCACAATGTTTATCCCAGGAAACCGGCTGTTCAGAGAGAATTGATTGCACCAAGGACAACAAGCAACACCTTAGGATTGGCACGTCGCTGCACTATCCACGGAAGGGGAAGTTCTTAATGCAGCACTTGCCACGCTAGGAGTTCAACAGCAGTAAGTTGGATTCAATCAGGTGTCAGGCCTCTCCTCGAGAACACCCACGGCGATTCACTTCACTGCTGCTCCTTGCATTAGCTGGAGTAGGTGTCACAATGGTTTATGAATCACAGCCACACCTGTTGAGAGAACGGACAAACAGACCTCACATACGCTTTGGCGCAACTGCTGGGTTGTGCTGCAACAAGCACATGCTGCAAAGCCCAAGACCAGCAGTCAGAGCGTGCAAAGAAAGTTGGTGTCCCCAATTCTGTGAAGAAATCCTCTCCAATGGAAGCCCTGTGGGGCATCAAATGAAAAGACCAAGTGGCCAGGAGGCACAGTCCTCAGGTTAAGGAATAGACACTCCTTGACCTAGTAGGGGCAGCTGGGCACATATTTGGTAGCTGGCATGTCCCAAGTTCtgttcccacctcttcccctgactATTTACCTGCATAACTTCTTCCAGTGCTCATATTTGTTGGCAGTAACGTCCATTTATCAGTGACAGGATTATAATACTCTACAGAGGCCAAATTGCAAGAACCATCATCTCCTCCAACCACATAGAGTAGCCCATTCACAGCACACACGCCTACGAATAAAACGGACACACTGTTAAACTCTAGATTCTATATCCTACTACACCCCTCACGCGCCATCTTTTCTTCATTACAGGCGCCTGTACATCCAAAATCTTGCATTTTAACCGTGTGCACACAGTACCATTAAATACTCTCACATGACCGAAGAAACAAATGAAAATACAGACAGAACACAAACAGTGGTTACCTGCATTTCTTCTACACATGTTCATATCTGCAACTTGTTTCCAGGTATTTGTTCCTGGATCATAAACCTCCACACTCTTCCTCACCAAGGGACCATCGTGCCCTCCAGTAGCATATAGCTGTCCACTGAGAACACCGACGCCTGCCAAGCAGAGAACAGAATTAGCCAGACCCGGACAGGACAGACATTTCACATCGTTAGCACCGCGAACTTAATAGGCCTGCCTCATGTGCTGGGTTAGTCGTGTCCATACTGCGGACCACCCCTGGAGAAAGAGCGCGAGAGGGTGGACACCTCCCTTCCCATTCCTGATTGTGGAACAGCATGACTGCAGCTACAGCAGTTCTGTATACGAGCAGTCACGGTGGGGAGGTATTTACTGCATATTTAGCTCTCCCCCTCATGTGCATTTGCCTTTTTGAAATACAGGTTAATCACATGGTCTATTTTTTGCTCTTcatttcttcctctctcccagCTATTCTGTTCCCGCAGCTTCTTTGTCTGCTGGTCTCCATATCCTTTGCACCGACCTTCTTGCACTTGGTTCCCTTCTCCCTCTTCTTCTGGTCACGATGCCCCAGCTACTGAAacctcttctctccctcttcctcctgtgCATACTGCCTGGATGCTACATTCTCTTCTCCCATGGCTCCTCTTTTAACCTTAACATAGCTGCAGCTGCCCTGAAGAGAGACAACTAAGCCGGCTCCTCCTTGTCCGCCACTGTGTTCGCAGGCCCTCAGGCCTTGACCCTGTAAGGGAAGCGGGTGAGCCGGCCTCATGTGATCAGCCAGCTATAGGCACTGTACCAGTGGCCACAGACTGAGGCCGGGAGCCACTGGTTTAGGTGCCTTTGACAATCCATGTGAATTAGCACATCCAGCAACTTATTCTCAGCAGCAGCGTCAAGACCAGTCAAAATGAACCAGCCAGAATGTTAATAAAACAAAGACGGATCCAAAATGCACTAGCCAGAGGCTCCACCCCCCCATTTCGGCCCTCCTCCCATGCCCTAGCGGTCAACACATTCAGGTTGTTTGGGGCAAGAGAAGGAGTTCTAAAGTCAAATGCCCCCAGCGagctccctgctagccaaacCCTCTCTTTTAAGCCATGCAGGACCCTGCTCAAGTGCCTCTAGTGATTAGCAACTGTAGTACAGCGACATGGGGAGAGGAGCGATTTTAGGCACGCAGGTCCCATGGTATTACAAAGCAAATCATCACCGTCTTAATCCAATCAAATCCTAGAACACGGCTGTAACGTGCACCTCCGCCAGCGGCAGTTTCCAACGGAACGAAGCTGCAGCCCCCACCTTTACCTTAAACAAGGGGCCCACTGGTTTTTATTGTGTTCTTGTATTTCACCCCAACAACTTGCTCAGTTAGGTGCCTGACCCATATCCCAtagatgtcaatgggactacatTGCATTAGATTTAGGATGTGCTGCAGTAACTGATGGAAAAAAGCTAACAGCAGGAGAGAAATTAACCAGACTGAACGTGAGTAATAAAAGGCAGAGACAACCACCTCTACAGAGGTGGTAGCTGTGCTGTCCCTGACCTACCAACATCATTTCTATCCTATCTGACCTCCGTTTTAGCCAAGCGGGCCTCATTCACAAGTATGCCCCAATCCCTACTACACACCTGGGATGGTTTGGACCACCTCCAGCTGAGTCAGAAGAAAGTAACACAGACGGATGTCAGCAGCCCAACAAAACTACCCTAGCCCATGGCAACTCTCTATTACATACAGTATTTAACTTTTGCTCGCCAGAGAAACAAACCTATCAGCAATATTAGGCCAAATTCCAGGTTCAGTGGAGTAACTCTGGATTTGACCCAGCATGTGTGTTCTGATACTGTGATTATTGGGAAACAGTGGGAAACGGGCAGAATCGTCACTAACGAGACAACGTGTTACACTTGGAAATATTCACACTGGAATTGCAACACTttccaaatcattttttttaaatattaagtgCAACCAAAGGTTAAAGAAGCTGGTTAAATTATTTTTCCTCTCCTAATCTAATAAAATTAGAAATGTCCCATCCAGCCTAAAACTGCCTCTGCATCTGCAATGCCTGTAGGTTTCCATCTGCATCAATGCAGGGTATGTCAGATCCAGAGAGAGGACATCCCTTTCAGGAATGAATGGGATTCTTTACTGTTGACCTAGTACACAGAAAGAGGCCTGCTGATGCGCTGCCAGAATACATGTATTTTTTTCGTCTGTACAGGGCCTGCAACTAGCAATCAAAATTAAACTGCAACTATCCAGTATACACGAGTACTTGTTTCCCAAAGAACACTAGATGGCAGCATTGAGCCAATGATGCTGGAGGCACTGAATGTGGTTTTATTTATTGGAGTAGTGTTATACTGATAGTCACTTTTTATTGCTCTAAGTAGTGAATTCCATTACTGGCATTTTCCCCTGAGAAGAGGAAAATTCACTGCCTGTTTTGGTAACTGCCGTAATTTGCTGCACCTCATATCCAGTTGAGGAAAAGAAAATGAACAACAGTATTCGGCAGGAAATTGAGAGCCTGTTCAGAATATTAGAGACTGTATTCCTGCCTCTGTGTTTCGTTTTAGAAGTACGTTTAAAGCAGGATTCCCAGAACAGTCAGTTTAATAAGGAAACTTCACCAAAAGCAGAGATTCATTATAACCAGAATTGCTATAAACAAGGAACGTCAACTGCACATTGCCATGGACTGAAAATATGGGATATTCAATCTATTTCTCTGTAAGACAGGGTGGGGCAGGTTCAGTGGCCATGCATAGAGATGTAAAGCTCTTTTGCTGACTCCCCCTGATGTCAGACCAGGTGGGCAGAGAGAGGTCCTGCAGAGAAGAGTGCTACAACCAGTCAAGCAGAAAATTCTTACTGAGGCTTATGCACGGTTATTATTTCAGCTAGTAATAAAGGCAAGCCCCTAGGAAAGGGTTGACTTTGGGCCCTAGTCAGAATGTATTTCCAGTgctaggagcagggtgggaactGCACCTTAAACATAAATTTCACTATGTTCACATTCAGCAAAAGTGAGTTTCCACTGCACGTGTTACACCATAATGATAAAActtctatagcatctttcatccagaGATACAAAATACTTACGCACTGTGGTTCAGCATTATCATCCCCATGCCAACAGACTAGGAAAAGGCACTGAAGTTCAGTAGCAGTCAAGAATGGAAACAAATTCCTTGTTCCCTGTCTTCCACAATCCTCTGGCCTGTCCACTCACTAAAAACTGTGTCGAGATGGAGCGCTCATTAAGCTGAAATAAACTGCTTTAACTCGGTTTTTAGGTCACTCGCTGCAGGTGAATTTTGATCGATGAAACACCTACTATACAGTGACCTATGGAAATCAAGAGGAAGCCCACAGGACAAGAAATGAAGTGGTGGAAGGTGCAAGTGATGGTATAGTCAGAGCCTGACTTTCTGGTCCCAGGGTGAGTTTGCGGGCTGGCAATTAGAAAAACTGTCTTTTTTACCATACGGACAAGGCAAGTTTGATATGGAAGCAACTCAGAGACAATAGTCGTGATGCCATTTCTCAGTCAGAACTAGCAGCCCAAGAACGCAccttcttcacttcctcaccATGCAGTGACCGGGAATAAAAGCCAGATGTATGTGAATTAAATGCTGCCGAGAAGCGGGAAAcagattgattgatttatttaaaGGTGTCTCAGAATCGATACCTGCACCGCTGCGCCGAGTGCTCATATCAGCAACGTAGGTCCATTCATTTGTAGCCGGATTATACTGTTCTACGGTACTAAGGCACTGACGTGATGCTCCATCATAACCCCCCACAGCATACAGCTTACCTGCAAGAAACAAACACGGCACAGACTAATCAGAAAGAAATGGGTGCATTCAGTATCTGCTGATAATAGGGTACATCATCCTCAATCATTTGTAGACTACCGTAGTGCCTAAAGAACCAATTGAGATTGGGGTGCCATTGGATAGGTCTCTCtttttgggggtgtgtgggggggggcactctAATACACAAGGTAGAGCATATTTACAATTGATGTGCCCATTTTTAAGTGGCTAACACTAACACTGTCTCCATAGGGAAATGCAGGAGGATGGGATCCCAGAAGGCTGGAGTTCTAATCCAGTTCTACCAAGGGATTCACTGCACCAGATTCAGAGGTAGGAAAACACAATCAGACCCTCAGACCTACTAAAACCCACTTTATGATGTGTAAGGGACTCTAAACTGCTCCAGCTGATACACCCAGGAACCCAGGGAGAAGGTGTCCATTTACACATCCTTATGTCCTCCCATTCAGTTGCTAGattttctgtctgttacatactTTATGCTGATGTATGCTCCCTTATATTCACTTAGCCAAATGCAGAGGTGATGCGTAAAGGCAATATACTGCAAGCTACATATTAGTAAGTGGGCATGAATCTAACTGATTCAGAGGGAGACTAAGTTAGTGTAACATGCACTATAAAGGGGGCAGAACTATGTGGAAGTGTCACCTATTTAGGACACTATCTCAACCATGAATTTGGCCGGTTATGTTGCCTTGGGAACAACATTCCAATTTCTCTGCTTtcgtaaaatggagctaatattTACCTCACAGGGGTCTTACATAGGAGCTAAATTACATTCACTTCAATAGCACCTTCTGGTTTGAAAACACAGTGCAATATTTAAGATGCCATGAAAGCAATAAACACAGAATAACCTACTCTACTGCAACAGGCTATGGTTAAGAAACACTAAATCCCTATTTTGAAGAATCCTCGCCAGTCGAAAGTGAGCTGATGTTGTAACTGCAGCTCAAGGTTGTCTGCTCCTTTGGACTGAGCGTATAGCATCATGTTGTGCTGATGCATGCCAGGGCCATGTGTACGATTGGGACCCccaacaaacaaatgaaaaaaaaaaaaaaaagtgaccagCATCTAGCGAGGCTGCATCCCGGAGCAGCATTGTcaacaaaataataattaaactcTACCCTCAGTTTTTGCCCCAAACCCTCCTGAGGTGAACAGGATTACAGTACTTACATTCTGTGAGGTACAACATGAACCTAAATGGGTCGCTCACCCCTTTGCTCTGTGACCCTCCTGCTGTCCGTTTTTACAAATCAGTCTGGTCTTTTCCATCTTCTTTCCCTAATGGCTTTACAACTAAGAGGATGCAGGCTATTTTCCTTCTCACAGCGTTAGCACATACAGCGGGGTCTCAGCCACAAATCCTTACATACAGCACCACTGACTGTGACCACACACGAGTAACTGCTGACCCGTACAAGGGAGAGGTTCACAAGAACCAGAACCAGCACCAGTCTTTTGTTCCTTCTATCCTGTTTCATACTAAGAAACACTGGAAACCTGTGTCCTTCCAGAGGGTGACTCTGGTAGTGACTTTGTTAGTGGGAATTATTACATCTTTCTCAATGCTGCTCCTGGGTAGTATCATCAGTGGGTAACTGCTGGAGTCTGGGGATTTATGGGTATTTTTAAGAGTGTGCCACAGGTGCTGAGAGCATGTCCTTTTGGTTAGTGCACTATACAACTCAATAAATAGATACTGTCTAATTTCACTTTAAACGCCCTCCCATAAGCCTTGCCAAGAAAGCCTCCCTTTCTCCAATTTGCCATGTAAAGCATTTAATTCTCCTCTTTGTTTTAATCTCAACAGTACAGGGTATTGAGCTCACCCATATCAGAGGGTCCCTGAAAAGCCCTTTGTACCAATTGAGTCTCAAATTAAGCACAACTGAAGTGTGGTGGGGGCCCATGCACCAGTCTGAACCTCGCCTAATATGAACGCTAATAAGCCTGTCTACACTCAGGTCCTGGAGGACACACTGCCTTTCTTCCTACTGGTGAAGACTGGCTTAAGTCAAAGTCAGTCCCATCACACTTCCCTGGCAAGATCAGTTTCTTACACTTCCATACGGGTAATTGTTGCTGTCTCTTTAGACATTTCATACACTTATTTGTGCAGTTACGTCAACCCAGCTGGTGTTTTAGGTTAACACATCAAAGCAGGAAATATTTTGGTGCTGACTATGCTCTACCAAGGTAACATTTGTTGGTCTGCATCAACTATTAGTTATTGTCAATAACTGTAGGCACCAGGTCATTTTCACCATATTCAGTCTCTGTTGCTAGAACTCTGGGGGTATTGTTTAACTCTGGACAGTGGCTTAAGCCCTATATCAAATTTGTTATTAgctcctgctgatttaaaaactgtTCAACTCCAAGACACTTGGCTATTTTTGCTCCAGAGGGTCTACACATGCATTTGTTTTGCcttgtttaaaagaaaagttaCCATAGTATTTCTTAAATCTCTGTTAAGCACTTGAACTGAGTATGACCCACTTTGCCTTTTCGTAAGTATCCATtatcagaggggtggccgtgttagtctgaatctgtaaaaagcaacagagggtcctgtggcacctttaagactaacagaagtactgggagcataagctttcgtgggtaagaacctcacttcttcagatgcaagtatcaGTGTTTACTAAGCACATCATAAGCATATGAATATGCCAATAATTAAGGAAATTATTATTAAACTCCACAAGCAGCTAAGCAGATTTTAGCCGCTCTATCACTACTTAAAGAGAAACTGACTTTGGTTCCTCTCCTTCTCCgcctctcatttaaaaaaaaaaatttccaatcCCTTCCCGTTTACTGGCCAAACCAGCCCATTTGCAATCCCAGGAACTGGAGTTTGTAACATACTGGGGCTAACTCCACCAACCAATCGCTACACACTGtactaatgggagacagctaCAACCCGCTGCAATTAGGGCTACATAATAAAAACATTGCCACCAAGTTCCACAGAATGGAAAGAAATTCATATTCTAAAGTGATTGTTCCCCTGGATTCTAAGCAAGGTAAAATGAAATCAACCCACTTGGCACCAGATCTCAGGACTTTCATACTTACATGTTCATGCTGATGGCTGTTTCAACAAATGCAACTGCCCcttatccttccctgccccattcctgagCTGGCATGGTACTGACATTTGTTACTGTAAATTCCCCATTTATGCACAACGCAGGATGGGCAATGCAACACGTGAGTCCGATGCAAACAACTGCAGAATCTTATGATTTTGTTGGCAGTGCGCCCCCCAACTAAGGTGCCAGGATTTTTAACTGCGCTTCAGCCTTCATTTTGGagggcagatttttaaatgtcttcTTCTTGCGATTGCCATTGTCTATCACGATGCTTGCTGATGACCACAACAGAAACACCCTCACGGTGCCTTGTTTCACTGGCCAGAAGTGTCTCAGACGACGTTATTGTCCCACCAAAAAACTAAGAATGCCCCACGCAAAGCTGGAGACGTGGCCAGCTGCAGTTGGGCCCAGCATCAGTATCAAGATCCCGTGCCATGTAGCATGGATGGCAAAACATACAGTTTTCCCATACAACAGAGAGACTATTCAAAGCTGCAGCAATTcagtcacattaaaaaaaataatctttcccAATGAACAAACCTCTAGAATGCAGCTTTTAGAAACTGGCCTGGCTTGTTCCTGTGCTCATCTGGCAGCAGGTTACCTCAGGGATTGTTTGGACAACAGCTCCTGCCCCTTCGCTGCAGGAACTCAGACTTTAACCACTTGGGTTTTCGTTTTAAATAGTAGTATTCAAGTGACTGAAATGGCTGCTATTATTCTTACCCTCCACAACTCCAACTCCAACACTGCTTCTTCTTGTGTTCATGGGAGCCACAAAAAACCACTCATTGGTTTTATAGCTATAGGCCTCTACTGATGCCAGACCTAGTTAAAAAGGGGATACATAGGTTTTCTAATTAAAAAGATTAGCATTGTACTGTTCTCCCCCTTAGGAGACGCATTTCCCCTGTGACCTAGACTGAAGTTTCCCATGGTTATTAATTCCCTTCCCGCCCCCATGGCAGTTGCGTGGCCATTTTCCTGCGAGGCAAGGAAAAGCAGGTTGGTACTGGCCCATCAGTGCTGCTCCTTCTGCAGCCAGGAAGATTACGATTGAGCCTTGCCAGATGACTCCCCGTCCCAGGGCTGCTGCCACGGCTAACGTGCTGGAGTAAGAGACTGGATCTGGGGCCTAGACCCCAAGCTCTTCAGCTGGGATAGTCCAACAGCAAAATGTCCTTTCAAGCAGCATTAAAATCAATCCAATGCAAAGATTTTAAAACTGCCCCTTTAAGTCCTCTGAGGTTTGCTCATCACAAGCTTGTAAAGGTAACTGGGAgcttgtctacattgcaaagTTATACCAGCACAAGCTAAGGTGTGAACTGAAACCATTATGCTTACATTGGGATAACAGCCAGGCGGGCATTCTTATTCCGATACAAGACAGCTTTGATTTGGTTTGGCTTTTGTTACTTTGGCAAGGGTTTAAAAAGcctctcttattccagaataagtgtccacacagggagttccACCAATATAACTATATTACAGTAACTATGCCAGTACAACTGGTAAAACTcgcctgtgtagacaagcccttcggGAAGGGCAGAGTTAGTTTTGCATAAACACCCAAAAtctggatgcttatctgaacttTCTGAAGCGTGTGGGTCTCAAATACAGCTGGAAATACAGCAAAAGCAGTCTCCTGCAGTAACTTCAGCactttcccttccagtcctgggcAGAACCTGGAAGCACTGAAGTGTGCAAAATAGAAGGACAAGGAAGGGTGTGGGAGAAGTGACAAGCAAGTATTTCACCTTGACACAAGTtcagagaaggcttttgtttaatCCAAACCAGTTCACCCATCTCCATTTAAAACAGTAGGAAACTATGGTCAATCTGGGGTttgaactagagctggtcaaatactTCAGAACATTTTTGTATTAATGTTCATTCAAATTCTTAAATAAGGCTGCTCTGACTGCATTTGTGCTGCATGTTGTGATCACTTTCCATGTATGTTCTAAGCGAACCGTTTACTGGAAAGAACATTTGCCTAAAAAGGAAATTGTTAGTGTATACCAGAGAATAGTTACAGAAAGCTAATTCTGAGTATTTACACCAGAAAACTGATTCTAAAAGAGAAGTTTTAATCTAACccaaacaggaaagaaaacaaGACCATATGACCTCTGGCAAAACCAAATTAACAAACACAGTTGAAAATTTCAGTATAAAATAATTGCATTGAACAGCTCACCTGCAAACTACAGCTCAAGAAATGTTTGCAGAGATCACGGTGGACAGGATTTCAGAACAATTAAGGTATTCAAGAAAGAGGCAGAGTTTTTAGAAatgaactatttgctcagctctagtttGAACCATTCAAGCACAACTGCAAAGCGAATGTAACTATTATTTCATAGCAAAAAAAGACCCCGCCAAGAATACCGATACTTTCCAACAGTGAGCTGCCTCTGAAACAAGCACTTTAAAATATCTCCATCATTCCCAATCCCATCTTCAATAACTAGATCTACTAGCAAATCAGGATTTTTGCTGCTCCTGTGGATGGTCACTTAAAAAAGTGAATGTCAGTGAATCACTTGCCTTGCAATAGCAAGATCCCTACAAAAACCAAAGATGTTTGCTAtgaaaacatttccttttaaagAGTCAGATTCTTGTTGAATAAATTCATACTTtctagaggaaaaaaaataataagcACAAGACGTCAAAACACAAGGCTAGAAACGTAGGTGTGGAGAACTGGTCGGAACTAACTGCTGTTTTCTACTGCGAGGGAATTTGCCATTCAATGGCTGCACTTTCAGCAGAGCTCTGCATTCCCTGTGAGGGACCTGGAGAACACAGAACTAGTACAATATCCATTTCATTTGGCTGCCTGGCTTTTGTGCAGTAACATACCAGTGCTTCCATCAAATCCGCCCACAGCATACAGGAGTTCATTCAGCACAGCTGCCCCCAAAGTGCTTCGTCGTTCCTGCATGCTGGCAATTGACGTCCACTGATCCTTCACGCCATCATACACGTCTACAGTTCGCACTCTGAGAGAGCCGTTAAACCCCCCGACCGCATAAACGTTGCCTGCCATAAACACCACACCTGTTAGAAAGGGAGAGAGACTTAAGTCTCCGAGTTAGGTTTAGAGATCAGACCGCAGCTACGggtagcttggaaaagagatgccaTTAGATGCTTTGTTGATATTTGTAACAGAGAAGGGATGAATAGGACATTTGCAAATGTTTAGCATTTACTTGCTCTATATGACCATCAGATCTGAATAAGAGACCGTACAGATTGTAGGGAAAATAacgcaccacacacacacacacacacacaaaaccagggGGAACCTGCTAATtctgaggtgggtatgggacccAGCTAATTTCAAGGTGCCTCAGAGGGGGAGAAAAGTATGGATCCGGAGGGCACTTCTGGATGGTAGGGTCAGTCAGATCTCCAAGGACGAACAAGTTTCAATCCCACATATCTCACCTCTGCTAGGAAAAATCCCTTCTCTTTCAAACTGCAAGTCCAGCGAATGacctctgttcccagctctttACTGGAATGCCAGCAGGTAAAATTGGCTCCCACTGTGAAGCCAGGCCAGAGGAGATGGAAGGAATAGCATAGAGGAAGTAGTGGGGAGTGAGGTGGCTTTGTGCCCATTTGGGGGAGTGAAGCCTTCTCCTGGATCTTGGTGGGAGGCAGAGCTGTTGGTGGCTGGGAACAGAGAGGGGTTGAATACACTTCTGTCCCCTAAGGAATTTAGCAGGAAAATGATAGAGGCCACTGGACATGTTCCACTTACCTGCTCTGCATCTCCGGGAGGGAAGCTCAGCTATCTgctcccaccgatcctcctcaaAATCGTAACACTCCACACTTCGGATGGCTTTG
This Chrysemys picta bellii isolate R12L10 chromosome 8, ASM1138683v2, whole genome shotgun sequence DNA region includes the following protein-coding sequences:
- the KLHL3 gene encoding kelch-like protein 3 isoform X4, whose protein sequence is MEDESKRLLCDVVIVAEAIEMEAHRVVLAACSPYFCAMFTGDMTESKAKKIEIKDVDGQTLSKLIDYIYTAEIEVTEENVQVLLPAASLLQLMDVRQNCCDFLQSQLHPTNCLGIRAFADVHTCTELLQQANAYAEQHFPEVMLGEEFLSLSLDQVCSLISSDKLTVSSEEKVFEAVISWINYEKESRLEHMAKLMEHVRLPLLPRDYLVQTVEEEALIKNNNTCKDFLIEAMKYHLLPLDQRQLIKNPRTKPRTPVSLPKVMIVVGGQAPKAIRSVECYDFEEDRWEQIAELPSRRCRAGVVFMAGNVYAVGGFNGSLRVRTVDVYDGVKDQWTSIASMQERRSTLGAAVLNELLYAVGGFDGSTGLASVEAYSYKTNEWFFVAPMNTRRSSVGVGVVEGKLYAVGGYDGASRQCLSTVEQYNPATNEWTYVADMSTRRSGAGVGVLSGQLYATGGHDGPLVRKSVEVYDPGTNTWKQVADMNMCRRNAGVCAVNGLLYVVGGDDGSCNLASVEYYNPVTDKWTLLPTNMSTGRSYAGVAVIHKPL
- the KLHL3 gene encoding kelch-like protein 3 isoform X5 is translated as MKGDMTESKAKKIEIKDVDGQTLSKLIDYIYTAEIEVTEENVQVLLPAASLLQLMDVRQNCCDFLQSQLHPTNCLGIRAFADVHTCTELLQQANAYAEQHFPEVMLGEEFLSLSLDQVCSLISSDKLTVSSEEKVFEAVISWINYEKESRLEHMAKLMEHVRLPLLPRDYLVQTVEEEALIKNNNTCKDFLIEAMKYHLLPLDQRQLIKNPRTKPRTPVSLPKVMIVVGGQAPKAIRSVECYDFEEDRWEQIAELPSRRCRAGVVFMAGNVYAVGGFNGSLRVRTVDVYDGVKDQWTSIASMQERRSTLGAAVLNELLYAVGGFDGSTGLASVEAYSYKTNEWFFVAPMNTRRSSVGVGVVEGKLYAVGGYDGASRQCLSTVEQYNPATNEWTYVADMSTRRSGAGVGVLSGQLYATGGHDGPLVRKSVEVYDPGTNTWKQVADMNMCRRNAGVCAVNGLLYVVGGDDGSCNLASVEYYNPVTDKWTLLPTNMSTGRSYAGVAVIHKPL